In Pseudomonas sp. Q1-7, the genomic window TGGCTGCGCAGCGAACTGGGCCGGCTGGAGGCGCCCGACGGGTTGTTCGTCGCCAGCCTGCTCGGCCAGTTCGAGGCCGACCCGGCCGGCGCCGCCTGTGCCCTGGTCGAGCGCCCGGCGTTGCACCTGGCCTGCCTGGATGTGCCCGCTCTACCCGGCAGCCACGCCTGGTCCTGCATCCCGCCCCACGCCCGTCGCCTGCTGCTGTGCAACGGTCCGCGCTGCACCCGCCGCGGCGCCCTGCCACTGTGGAAGAAGCTGCGGGAAACGCTCAAGGCCGCCGGCAAGCTGGAGTGCGAAGGCGGTGTACACATCACCCGCACCCAGTGCCAGTTCCCCTGCGACGAGGGCCCCACCGCCAGCCTCTACCCGGAAGGTGAGTGGTACCGCATCCGCGATGAGGAAGAGGTGCTGCGCTGGGTTCAGGCGCGGATCGTGGAAGAGCGGCAAGTGCCGGAGATGTTGATGAAGGGCTGAATCCATTCGGCCGGCGGCTTTGACCGGCATGCCTGAGTGCGCATAGTCTGTGCGCATTGCTCGTGAGGATCGATCATGCCCGCCATCTACGATCAGCATGCCCCCAAGAAGCCTGCGAATCTCAGCATCAACAGTGACTTGCTGAACAAGGCCCGCTCGCTGGACATCAACCTCTCCGCCACCCTCGAACAGGCCCTGGTGGAAGCGCTGAGAGCCCGTCAACGCGAGCTTTGGCTGGAAGAGAACCGTGCAGCGATGGCCGCCTACAACCAGCACATCGAGATGGACGGTGTGTTCAGCGACGGCCTGAGACGCTTCTGATGCCTCAGTTCGCTGTCCACCTCAATGCGAACCCCGCCACGCGTACGACCATTCCCTATCTGCTGGATATCCAGAGTGACCTGATCGCCGATCTGGGAAGCCGAGTGGTGGTGCCGCTCTACACCGTCGACGTGATGAA contains:
- a CDS encoding (2Fe-2S) ferredoxin domain-containing protein yields the protein MNATSYARVLFAGPDLGEGAFAELFRRQLAALRGGPALADVVDTSAGYDALWREVQASARPLLVIDLEPQASAPHLDWLRSELGRLEAPDGLFVASLLGQFEADPAGAACALVERPALHLACLDVPALPGSHAWSCIPPHARRLLLCNGPRCTRRGALPLWKKLRETLKAAGKLECEGGVHITRTQCQFPCDEGPTASLYPEGEWYRIRDEEEVLRWVQARIVEERQVPEMLMKG
- a CDS encoding type II toxin-antitoxin system CcdA family antitoxin encodes the protein MPAIYDQHAPKKPANLSINSDLLNKARSLDINLSATLEQALVEALRARQRELWLEENRAAMAAYNQHIEMDGVFSDGLRRF